Genomic DNA from Methanomassiliicoccales archaeon:
CTGGCATGCTCGGTAGGTGACATTGTCGTTCAGGGCTATGCTCTATCCAACCTGGCAGGCTCGTACGTGGAGATCGGCAACGTGAAGAAGGCGGAGATCACGCTCGAACGGTCGGAGCAGATCGCCCAAAAACTGAACGAGCGCTTCTTGTTGGCCGCCTCGCACCTGTATCGTGGCTATCTATATCATAAGAAGGGGGACTGGGAATGGGCCAAGGAGGAGTTCGCCACAAGCTTGCAGATAATGAGGGATGCCAATTCGCCCCTGAGGCTCTGTTACTGGATGTGCGAGATCGCAGTGACCTACCGTGAGAATTCGGATCTTGAAGGGGCTGACCAGCTGTTCGAAGAGGCCATGACGATTGCCAAAGGCACTGGCCAAGAAAGCCTTGTCAAACAAGTGGAAGAGATGAAGCAGTCCGTCAAAGGCTCAAAGAAAATGGAGAAGTAAGGAGTTTAGGAGGACTGAATTGCTAAGCTCTAATGGGGGTCCAACATCGGGATGGTGTGGGGGTCCAACATCGGAATCCCAAGAACAGCTGCATTCGCATCGACGCAAGAGCATGCAATCGCAAGCCCAGCCGCGGCGGCGATGAACGATATCGCCGCAACCATCGTCACTACCTTCGGGTTCATTGAGTCACCTTGAGTTGTATTGGCAGTTTTGACCTGGAAAATATATAATAGGTGTTTGAGCATGCTACAGTTAATCTTTTATATTAGGATGCCGAAATTCGTCTGCTGGCTGTCCCAATATGGCGAATTCCGTGTCTTCACCTCGCGGTAGGAAGGGAAAGGCTCATCCGCGACCGCGCAATGCAGGAGCGAGAAGATGCGGAACGTGCTCCGGCCGAAGGCCGTTGTTTTCGACCTTGACAACACCCTCGTGGAGAGCGCGGTCGATTTCCAAGAGATGCGCAGGAGGGTGGTCGCGGAGCTGGAGCGGTGCGGGGCCTCCAGGCACGCCGTGGACACCGAGAAGACCGTACTGACGAACATCCGAGAAGGACGCAACTACCTCTCTAGACTGCGGGACGAAAGTTACCTCTTAGATCTGGATGTGCGTCTGGGAGGCATCCTCACGGACTGCGAGCTGAGCACCTTGCCTATGGTCAAAGCCGTGGAAGGTGCCCATGATGCCCTGGCGATGCTTGGATCCCAGGGTCTTGCCTTGGGCGTTCTCACCCGCGGATCGAGACCCTATGCCTCTGCCGCCCTGCGGAAGGTGGGACTCGACGAGGTGCTGCATCACATGGTCTGCCGCGACGACCACCCCCTGGAAGAAGCGAAGCCCAACCCTTTGGCGATGCAGCGTATCGCATCCAAGCTTGGGGTTCATGCCCGGGAGTGCCTCTACGTGGGCGATCACCTCATCGACCTGGAATGCGCCCGTGCCTCCGGATCCGCGTTCGTAGGGGTTCTGACCGGGGTGATGACCGTCGAGGAGTGGCGGAAGCACACCTGCCCGCAGGTGGTGAGGAGCGTGGCCGATATCCCTAGTACAATAGCGCTCCGCGGTGCCAGATAGATGCGAGGATATCGCTTATCTCTCCTGAGCTGCATGCAATCTCATGCACAAGATCATCTTCACCGAGCACGCGCCGCGACCTGTCGGACCCTATTCGCAAGCAGTGGTCATGGGGAACATGCTTTTCTGCTCCGGTCAGATCGGCCTCGATCCTGCCACTGGAAAGCTCGTCCCCGGGAACGTGGCCGAGGAGACGGATCAATGCCTGCGCAATCTGTCCAAGGTACTGGAGGCTGGCGGAAGTGCGCTGAGCAAGGTCATCAAGACCACCGTCTTCGTGACGGACCTGGCTCATTTCAAGGAAGTGAACGAAGCATATGCATCGTTCTTTCCCGAGTCACCACCTGCAAGGAGCGCCGTGCAAGTGAGCGCCCTGCCGCTAAGCGCGCGGGTGGAGATCGAGGCCATCGCCTTCTTGAGCGGTGACTAGGCCAGGCTCTTCAGCTTCTCGTACTTCTCCTGGAAGGCCTTCTGACAGGTCTGGCAGCAAAGGTAGTAGTCCTTCCCGTCCAACTTCATCTTCACCGCTTCGTCGCGAATCTCCTTCTTGCAGTAGATGCATTGGAGGACCACCGTCAGCCCAGGGGTCACCAACGCCCTTTGGTCCTCCCGCATCACCCCGATGATGCTGGCGACGTCGTACTCGATGATCTCCGGCTGCTCGGACAGACGGCTGACGAAGTCGTTGACCATATGCGACTCGGTGAAGCTGCACAAGAGCAGCACTCTGCTGTTGCTGGTGAGATATACTTGTCGAACATGCTCGCTCTGCTTCAATCTCTCCCCCAATGGACGAAGCTCCGATGGCTTGGCCTTGATGGTGATGATGACGCAAATCTCTCCCAACTTCTCCGGGTCTAATAGGGCAGTGTAACCGCGTATGACGCCAGTGTTCTCCATGTTGGCGATCTTGCTGCTGACCGTGGGGACGCTGACCCCGACCCGCTCGGCGATCTGCCTGAAGGAGAGGCGCCCGTTCTCCTGGAGCACTTTCAGAATGCT
This window encodes:
- a CDS encoding HAD family hydrolase, with the translated sequence MLRPKAVVFDLDNTLVESAVDFQEMRRRVVAELERCGASRHAVDTEKTVLTNIREGRNYLSRLRDESYLLDLDVRLGGILTDCELSTLPMVKAVEGAHDALAMLGSQGLALGVLTRGSRPYASAALRKVGLDEVLHHMVCRDDHPLEEAKPNPLAMQRIASKLGVHARECLYVGDHLIDLECARASGSAFVGVLTGVMTVEEWRKHTCPQVVRSVADIPSTIALRGAR
- a CDS encoding RidA family protein; translation: MHKIIFTEHAPRPVGPYSQAVVMGNMLFCSGQIGLDPATGKLVPGNVAEETDQCLRNLSKVLEAGGSALSKVIKTTVFVTDLAHFKEVNEAYASFFPESPPARSAVQVSALPLSARVEIEAIAFLSGD
- a CDS encoding winged helix-turn-helix transcriptional regulator, producing the protein MNLDGTDVSILKVLQENGRLSFRQIAERVGVSVPTVSSKIANMENTGVIRGYTALLDPEKLGEICVIITIKAKPSELRPLGERLKQSEHVRQVYLTSNSRVLLLCSFTESHMVNDFVSRLSEQPEIIEYDVASIIGVMREDQRALVTPGLTVVLQCIYCKKEIRDEAVKMKLDGKDYYLCCQTCQKAFQEKYEKLKSLA